The Sphingomonas sp. LY54 genome includes a region encoding these proteins:
- a CDS encoding succinate dehydrogenase assembly factor 2, with the protein MNREHRLKRLRFRAWHRGTKEADILIGGFFDRHHEGWDEAEIDWYEAFLEEQDVDIMAWAIGTQPVPERWDGAMMRDLKTLNYIKHAE; encoded by the coding sequence ATGAACCGCGAACACCGTCTGAAACGCCTCCGCTTCCGCGCCTGGCACCGCGGCACCAAGGAAGCCGACATATTGATCGGCGGCTTCTTCGACCGGCACCATGAAGGCTGGGACGAGGCGGAGATCGACTGGTACGAGGCGTTCCTCGAGGAACAGGACGTCGACATCATGGCCTGGGCGATCGGAACCCAGCCCGTCCCCGAACGCTGGGACGGCGCGATGATGCGCGACCTCAAGACCCTCAACTATATCAAGCATGCGGAATAA